The stretch of DNA TGCAGCCGCGGCGACCGCGATGCGCGGCACGTCCGCTAGCTTGATGGCGATGACCGATGGGTCGCTCACTTCGCCGACGCGGATGGCACAGTCGATATTCTCGGCGATGAAGTCCGGCGTCCGGTCGTGCAGCAGCCATTCCACCGACACGCGCGGATGGCGCAGCAGGAAATCGTTCAGCGGCCCAATCAGCTGCTGCTGGCCGAAGGCGTGCGGTGCGACGATGCGCAGCAGTCCCGCCGGTTCTTCGCGCGCGTCCTGTACGTCGGAGGTCAGCGCGCTCCAATGTGACAGCAGTTCGCGCGCGTGCGCCAGGCAGCGTTCTCCATCCTCGGTCAGCTGCATGGCATGGGTGGAGCGTTGCAGCAGGCGCAGGCCGAGCATGCGTTCCAGCGCTTGCAGACGGCGGCTGATGGTGGGTTGCGTGGTGCCCAGCTGCGTGGCTGCGGCGGACATGCTGCCGGCTTCCACGATGCGGACAAAGGTCTGCATCAGCTCTATGCGGTCGGCGGCGTTGGACGAGGTGGTCATACGTTCAGCGTATAACATTTGTACGCACCGGTCCACTACCGTGCGCGGCGCCGGTGGCGCATACTGGTTGACTCACCAAGTATCGGAGGTATGCAATGAAAGTCAGCTTTATCGGG from Duganella dendranthematis encodes:
- a CDS encoding LysR family transcriptional regulator, translated to MTTSSNAADRIELMQTFVRIVEAGSMSAAATQLGTTQPTISRRLQALERMLGLRLLQRSTHAMQLTEDGERCLAHARELLSHWSALTSDVQDAREEPAGLLRIVAPHAFGQQQLIGPLNDFLLRHPRVSVEWLLHDRTPDFIAENIDCAIRVGEVSDPSVIAIKLADVPRIAVAAAALLAARPLPTHPEQLAALPWLALRTFYRNEITLHHASGASHQLTLQPRLSTDSLFAVRNAAVQGMGVCVVSSWALRDELAQGTLLHLAPEWQATPLPMYLVYPHAPHYPARLRSFIDHMRAAMPAILSDL